The genomic stretch TATGCAGGCCGGCTTACCAGGGGAGCGGCGCTGGCCATCAAAGCACGCGCGCTGACCTTTGCCGCCAGGCCGCTGTTCAATTCGGCTGAGCCTTACCTGGCCAGTCCTGCCGATTCGGTGATCAGCTTTAAAAGCTATAACGCGCAGCGTTGGGTGGATGCTATCCAGGCCAATGAGGCTGTATTGACCTGGGCCGGACAGTTTGGCTATGCCATGATTGATACGGACAACCCACTGGATGATTACGGTACTGCCACTTCCCTGCCCAATAACGCCGAGGTGCTGCTGGCTTTCAAATACAATGTGCCGGGCGATAAATTCTTCCGTTTTTATAATCCGGCGGTCAATGGTGAACGTTACCTGATTGATAATTATGGTCTGCCCACCAATTTCCTGGAGAATTATTACAAGGCTGATGGTACCGACCAGCAATGGCCCGGCGCCGGCGAAAGCAATGCCCGCCCCTTCTCTGATTACCTGGCCCGCATGAACCAGCTGGAGCCTCGTTTCCTGGCGGACAATATGCCCCATACCATGGACGCCCGCAACAATGCGGGTGATAATACCTGGACCTACCGCGTGGCTGGCAAAGGGGGCAACAAAGGCCCTTCGGGCCGTGGCCGCGGCGCCGCTGTAGCTACCAAGTTCTACTATAAGGCTGGTACCCGTAACTGGTTTGAGTTCCCATTGTTCCGTATACCCGAATTCTACCTGAGCCTGGCGGAAGCCTATAATGAGACCGATAATCCCGGTGCAGCCCTGCAAAACCTCAACAAGGTGCATGAAAGGGCTGGCCTGCCTGCCCTTGCGGGGACCGATAAACAAGCCCTGCGAAAAACCATCCAGCGGGAATGGGCCATTGAATTCTTTTATGAGAACCGGCGCTTCTTTGATGTGCGGCACTGGAAGCTGGAGAATATTGGCAACGGTGTGCTGGGAGGTCCTGTGCGCGAGCTGCAGTTCACCATCCCGGGCAGCGATAACCTGTCGGCCTCCAGCTATACCAATTATTACGACCAGGTAGTATACACGGCCTATTGGGATCCCAAGATGTTCCTGCTGCCTATTCCCCAGGCCGAGATAGACAAAGGTATACTGGTGCAGAATCCCGGCTATTGATTGATGGCAGTTCTATTTCAAAAACGCTCACAAAAGAATACAATGAATACAAACAATATTTCCAGGCGCTGTTTGCTGGGGCTGCTGCTGCTGACCGTCTTTGCCGGGGCCCAGGCGCAGGCTCCTGAATCGGATACGGTGACAGTGCCCCAAAAGGCGGCTGTCCGCGAACCCGGCAGGCTGATCACGGTCCCCAAACTATATTCCTCCGCAGCGGTGG from Candidatus Pseudobacter hemicellulosilyticus encodes the following:
- a CDS encoding RagB/SusD family nutrient uptake outer membrane protein; this encodes MKRSIITMMAAGLLFLATACQKEFLQKPDTTGTTTVETVFSTRVGVESALANAYRSSLGQGLWPDGSINNGTLPGISGEASYGESWMSLSIFINSGFTPAGWDSRPAQSPDNFFTNFSAIRKCFIVLENVDEAVDMDNAAKAIVKAEMKGLIAYRYLGLFIRYGGVPLVTKALESTDDLNIPRASLQSTLDHILSLANEAYTGLPDSWESKYAGRLTRGAALAIKARALTFAARPLFNSAEPYLASPADSVISFKSYNAQRWVDAIQANEAVLTWAGQFGYAMIDTDNPLDDYGTATSLPNNAEVLLAFKYNVPGDKFFRFYNPAVNGERYLIDNYGLPTNFLENYYKADGTDQQWPGAGESNARPFSDYLARMNQLEPRFLADNMPHTMDARNNAGDNTWTYRVAGKGGNKGPSGRGRGAAVATKFYYKAGTRNWFEFPLFRIPEFYLSLAEAYNETDNPGAALQNLNKVHERAGLPALAGTDKQALRKTIQREWAIEFFYENRRFFDVRHWKLENIGNGVLGGPVRELQFTIPGSDNLSASSYTNYYDQVVYTAYWDPKMFLLPIPQAEIDKGILVQNPGY